Proteins found in one Neodiprion lecontei isolate iyNeoLeco1 chromosome 6, iyNeoLeco1.1, whole genome shotgun sequence genomic segment:
- the LOC107221041 gene encoding lipase 3 isoform X1, translated as MFVPQLDIERTSMSQFNSKHKQVLNAREKQLKIRTASSRKRKIMVSGILVLALIAVLLIGNITAWSLIEAENYFDTPKANRFHLDILPEYKIEKHIFQTSVGSANGSREETLLYRIPGGPKSAPKNGKQPMYIQHGILCDADHCAVNQPLIAIAYILVDQSYDVWLGKSNTTITGNIVSSEKLEEERLGSVADYVLEQTEQEELSVLGYLNNTIKIFEIARSDDKKPEENSGISKWFDKIPGVQTAKKWYKKGQNYLTSTYNKIIGGIDYLGRKMDYIADDLCIRQITEKVFNAWGISPTMIARTFKIEDFSRMIGHPDVHLSTPELIKKYGYHSESHEVKTEDGYILTVHRITGGAKHPPSPGKPVVILQHGVLSSSADWVIMGPSRSLGYILSDVGYDVWLGNSRGNTYSKAHAKISPSDSKFWEFSWHEMGVYDMPAVIDHVLKVTKMDVLSYVGHSQGTTQLLVMLSEKPEYNSKISSAVTFAPIAYVGNMRSPIVKPFARVSTPLYYFLRLFGVASFLPTNAFLTEIGRDICESKSILQVVCSNTLFLATGYDMSQVNSTMVPVILGHVPAGASTKQFVHFGQLYNSKKFRQFDYSVSFINYQKYNQAEPPEYNLQNVRIPMAVFYGSNDLLADYKDVERLASELPNVELKHKVSLENFNHIDFLYGVDAPNVVYRHVIKYLHVCKKLGTGGPINRVGINDTHS; from the exons ATGTTCGTCCCGCAATTAGATATCGAACGCACCTCGATGTCACAGTTCAATTCAAAGCACAAACAAGTGCTTAACGCTCGTGAGAAGCAGTTGAAAATAAGAACTGCTTCGAGCAGGAAGCGTAAAATAATGGTTTCCGGTATTTTGGTGCTCGCCTTGATCGCAGTTTTACTTATCGGGAATATCACGGCATGGAGCCTGATCGAAGCTGAGAATTACTTTGATACCCCCAAAGCGAACCGG TTTCATCTGGACATTCTACCAGagtataaaatagaaaaacacaTTTTCCAAACTTCTGTGGGATCAGCCAACGGAAGCAGGGAAGAAACTCTTCTTTACAGAATTCCCGGAGGGCCAAAATCCGCGCCTAAGAATGGAAAGCAACCCATGTATATTCAGCATGGGATTTTGTGTGATGCTGATCACTGTGCCGTTAATCAACCCCTGATAGCGATTG CGTACATCTTGGTGGATCAAAGCTACGATGTGTGGCTGGGAAAAAGCAATACAACTATCACCGGAAATATTGTGTC ATCAGAGAAGTTGGAGGAGGAACGTTTAGGATCCGTTGCGGATTACGTTTTGGAGCAGACGGAACAAGAGGAACTTTCTGTCCTCggatatttaaataacacaataaaaatattcgaaatagCACGGAGTGACGACAAGAAGCCCGAGgagaat TCGGGAATTTCAAAGTGGTTCGATAAAATTCCCGGAGTCCAAACAGCGAAGAAATGGTACAAGAAGGgtcaaaattatttgacaa GCACCTACAACAAGATAATTGGGGGAATCGATTACCTCGGCAGGAAGATGGACTACATTGCCGATGATTTGTGCATTCGTCAAATAACG GAAAAGGTTTTCAACGCCTGGGGCATCTCGCCAACGATGATAGCACGCACCTTCaaaatcgaagatttttcGCGAATGATTGGTCATCCTGATGTTCATCTGTCAACG CCTGAGCTGATCAAGAAGTACGGTTACCACTCGGAATCCCACGAGGTGAAAACCGAGGACGGGTACATTCTGACTGTGCACCGTATCACTGGAGGAGCTAAACATCCTCCAAGTCCAGGAAAGCCGGTCGTGATCCTTCAGCATGGTGTCCTGTCCAGCTCTGCCGATTGGGTAATCATGGGCCCGTCAAGGTCGCTGG GCTACATTTTATCGGACGTCGGCTACGATGTTTGGCTGGGAAATTCCCGAGGAAACACATACTCGAAAGCACACGCAAAAATCTCACCTTCGGATTCCAAGTTCTGGGAATTTTCGTGGCATGAAATGGGCGTGTACGATATGCCAGCGGTGATAGACCACGTTCTGAAAGTGACGAAAATGGACGTCCTTTCCTACGTCGGTCACTCGCAGGGAACCACTCAGCTCCTAGTCATGCTGTCGGAGAAGCCTGAGTACAATTCCAAGATATCCTCCGCTGTTACCTTCGCGCCGATCGCCTACGTTGGTAACATGCGAAGCCCAATAGTGAAACCTTTCGCCCGAGTCAGCACTCCGCTTTAC TACTTCCTGCGGCTGTTCGGCGTCGCCAGCTTTTTGCCAACAAATGCATTCCTCACAGAGATCGGACGCGATATATGCGAGTCCAAGTCAATTCTGCAGGTCGTTTGCAGCAATACTCTGTTCCTGGCGACTGGATACGATATGAGTCAAGTGAACTCG ACAATGGTTCCAGTCATTTTGGGGCACGTACCAGCAGGAGCGTCGACAAAGCAGTTTGTACACTTTGGTCAGCTGTACAATTCTA aaaaatttcgccAGTTCGATTATTCGGTATCTTTCATTAACTATCAAAAGTACAATCAGGCTGAACCGCCCGAATACAACTTACAAAACGTTCGGATTCCGATGGCTGTTTTTTACGGATCAAACGATCTACTGGCGGATTACAAG gACGTGGAACGACTTGCAAGTGAACTTCCAAACGTTGAATTGAAGCACAAAGTGTCTCTAGAAAACTTCAACCACATTGATTTCCTGTACGGTGTCGACGCGCCCAACGTCGTCTACCGACACgtcatcaaatatttacacgtATGTAAAAAGCTGGGAACCGGAGGACCCATCAATAGAGTAGGAATAAATGACACTCATTCATGA
- the LOC107221041 gene encoding lipase 3 isoform X2, producing MYIQHGILCDADHCAVNQPLIAIAYILVDQSYDVWLGKSNTTITGNIVSSEKLEEERLGSVADYVLEQTEQEELSVLGYLNNTIKIFEIARSDDKKPEENSGISKWFDKIPGVQTAKKWYKKGQNYLTSTYNKIIGGIDYLGRKMDYIADDLCIRQITEKVFNAWGISPTMIARTFKIEDFSRMIGHPDVHLSTPELIKKYGYHSESHEVKTEDGYILTVHRITGGAKHPPSPGKPVVILQHGVLSSSADWVIMGPSRSLGYILSDVGYDVWLGNSRGNTYSKAHAKISPSDSKFWEFSWHEMGVYDMPAVIDHVLKVTKMDVLSYVGHSQGTTQLLVMLSEKPEYNSKISSAVTFAPIAYVGNMRSPIVKPFARVSTPLYYFLRLFGVASFLPTNAFLTEIGRDICESKSILQVVCSNTLFLATGYDMSQVNSTMVPVILGHVPAGASTKQFVHFGQLYNSKKFRQFDYSVSFINYQKYNQAEPPEYNLQNVRIPMAVFYGSNDLLADYKDVERLASELPNVELKHKVSLENFNHIDFLYGVDAPNVVYRHVIKYLHVCKKLGTGGPINRVGINDTHS from the exons ATGTATATTCAGCATGGGATTTTGTGTGATGCTGATCACTGTGCCGTTAATCAACCCCTGATAGCGATTG CGTACATCTTGGTGGATCAAAGCTACGATGTGTGGCTGGGAAAAAGCAATACAACTATCACCGGAAATATTGTGTC ATCAGAGAAGTTGGAGGAGGAACGTTTAGGATCCGTTGCGGATTACGTTTTGGAGCAGACGGAACAAGAGGAACTTTCTGTCCTCggatatttaaataacacaataaaaatattcgaaatagCACGGAGTGACGACAAGAAGCCCGAGgagaat TCGGGAATTTCAAAGTGGTTCGATAAAATTCCCGGAGTCCAAACAGCGAAGAAATGGTACAAGAAGGgtcaaaattatttgacaa GCACCTACAACAAGATAATTGGGGGAATCGATTACCTCGGCAGGAAGATGGACTACATTGCCGATGATTTGTGCATTCGTCAAATAACG GAAAAGGTTTTCAACGCCTGGGGCATCTCGCCAACGATGATAGCACGCACCTTCaaaatcgaagatttttcGCGAATGATTGGTCATCCTGATGTTCATCTGTCAACG CCTGAGCTGATCAAGAAGTACGGTTACCACTCGGAATCCCACGAGGTGAAAACCGAGGACGGGTACATTCTGACTGTGCACCGTATCACTGGAGGAGCTAAACATCCTCCAAGTCCAGGAAAGCCGGTCGTGATCCTTCAGCATGGTGTCCTGTCCAGCTCTGCCGATTGGGTAATCATGGGCCCGTCAAGGTCGCTGG GCTACATTTTATCGGACGTCGGCTACGATGTTTGGCTGGGAAATTCCCGAGGAAACACATACTCGAAAGCACACGCAAAAATCTCACCTTCGGATTCCAAGTTCTGGGAATTTTCGTGGCATGAAATGGGCGTGTACGATATGCCAGCGGTGATAGACCACGTTCTGAAAGTGACGAAAATGGACGTCCTTTCCTACGTCGGTCACTCGCAGGGAACCACTCAGCTCCTAGTCATGCTGTCGGAGAAGCCTGAGTACAATTCCAAGATATCCTCCGCTGTTACCTTCGCGCCGATCGCCTACGTTGGTAACATGCGAAGCCCAATAGTGAAACCTTTCGCCCGAGTCAGCACTCCGCTTTAC TACTTCCTGCGGCTGTTCGGCGTCGCCAGCTTTTTGCCAACAAATGCATTCCTCACAGAGATCGGACGCGATATATGCGAGTCCAAGTCAATTCTGCAGGTCGTTTGCAGCAATACTCTGTTCCTGGCGACTGGATACGATATGAGTCAAGTGAACTCG ACAATGGTTCCAGTCATTTTGGGGCACGTACCAGCAGGAGCGTCGACAAAGCAGTTTGTACACTTTGGTCAGCTGTACAATTCTA aaaaatttcgccAGTTCGATTATTCGGTATCTTTCATTAACTATCAAAAGTACAATCAGGCTGAACCGCCCGAATACAACTTACAAAACGTTCGGATTCCGATGGCTGTTTTTTACGGATCAAACGATCTACTGGCGGATTACAAG gACGTGGAACGACTTGCAAGTGAACTTCCAAACGTTGAATTGAAGCACAAAGTGTCTCTAGAAAACTTCAACCACATTGATTTCCTGTACGGTGTCGACGCGCCCAACGTCGTCTACCGACACgtcatcaaatatttacacgtATGTAAAAAGCTGGGAACCGGAGGACCCATCAATAGAGTAGGAATAAATGACACTCATTCATGA